The following proteins are co-located in the Candidatus Dormiibacterota bacterium genome:
- a CDS encoding peptidoglycan DD-metalloendopeptidase family protein: protein MRRLLACLLLVAMPAGAAAASRASVRLHEEHVQHMRTLEQRIRAQRLRTEELHRRLHVKRVQLHAAAARVNDLQSQLDQTNAAISTVDATLSHLGAEQHETERRLHWYALQLVAAQRSLQLQDSLLRHRLVDIYEYGSPNYLSVLLAARSFSDFVESWDDLRLLIAANQRVVRQRQAAAKRVLSTERALEANQVALQDEEQQQAQARSQLGSLAAERVNLVSLADSDRRHIATQVANMEDLSAAQEAQLEALIQLRTREIEAEQASGRRAAGIAGAPIRSNGRFSWPVTGPITSPFGWRSNPFGGGPDFHPGLDIAVPVGTTVTAAAAGTVIMAQWYGGYGNYILIDNGNHYSTGYGHLSAFYVSAGQVVQRGQAIAASGNTGYSTGPHVHFEIRYNGKPIDPAPRLSH, encoded by the coding sequence ATGCGACGGCTGCTCGCCTGCCTGCTGCTCGTGGCAATGCCCGCCGGTGCGGCGGCGGCGTCCCGCGCGAGCGTACGCCTGCACGAAGAGCACGTGCAGCACATGAGGACGCTCGAGCAGCGCATCAGAGCGCAGCGATTGCGCACCGAGGAACTGCATCGGCGCCTGCACGTCAAACGCGTGCAGCTCCACGCCGCGGCTGCGCGGGTGAACGATCTCCAGTCGCAGCTCGATCAGACCAACGCCGCGATCTCGACGGTCGACGCCACGCTCTCGCATCTCGGCGCCGAGCAGCACGAGACGGAGCGGCGCTTACATTGGTACGCGCTGCAGCTCGTGGCCGCGCAACGCTCGCTGCAGCTCCAAGACTCCCTGCTTCGCCACAGGCTCGTCGACATCTACGAATACGGCTCGCCAAACTACCTGAGCGTGCTGCTGGCGGCAAGATCGTTTAGCGACTTCGTCGAGTCGTGGGACGACCTGCGCCTGCTGATCGCCGCGAACCAGCGCGTCGTGCGCCAGCGGCAGGCAGCGGCCAAGCGCGTTCTCTCCACCGAGCGCGCGCTCGAAGCGAACCAAGTCGCGCTTCAGGACGAGGAGCAGCAGCAAGCGCAGGCGCGCTCGCAACTGGGGTCGCTTGCCGCCGAGCGCGTCAACCTCGTCTCTCTCGCCGATAGCGACCGGCGACACATCGCGACGCAAGTTGCGAACATGGAAGATCTCTCTGCGGCCCAAGAAGCGCAGCTCGAAGCGCTGATCCAGCTGCGCACGCGGGAGATCGAAGCGGAGCAAGCATCGGGCCGGCGCGCAGCCGGGATCGCCGGCGCGCCCATCCGCTCCAACGGACGCTTCTCGTGGCCGGTTACCGGCCCCATCACCTCGCCGTTCGGCTGGCGATCGAATCCTTTTGGCGGCGGACCGGATTTTCACCCAGGGCTCGACATCGCGGTTCCGGTGGGAACCACCGTAACCGCCGCGGCGGCAGGGACGGTTATCATGGCACAATGGTATGGTGGATACGGAAACTACATTTTGATCGACAACGGTAATCACTACTCGACCGGCTACGGGCATCTCTCCGCGTTCTACGTCTCGGCAGGACAGGTCGTCCAGCGCGGGCAGGCCATCGCCGCCTCGGGGAACACGGGGTATTCGACCGGTCCCCACGTCCACTTCGAGATCCGCTACAACGGAAAGCCGATCGACCCCGCTCCGAGGCTCAGCCATTGA